The Aspergillus nidulans FGSC A4 chromosome VIII genome contains the following window.
CCCTCCGCTACCACCGCAAGGCCATCCGTGCCGTCAAATTTCACCCCGGTGGCCGCTATCCTCTCTTTGCTGATGCTAGTGATGACGGTTCTCTCCAAATATTTCACGGCAATGTCACTGGTGATATGCTTAGCAATGCTACCATTGTTCCGCTGAAAGTGCTGAGAGGTCACAAGATCACGGGTGAATTAGGTGTTCTGGATATCGATTGGCACCCACGGGAAGCATGGTGTGTCAGCGCAGGTGCGGATGGAACGTGTCGGCTGTGGATGTAATTAGTCGATCTGCTGCATGCTTACTATCAGGGCTTCCGTATGCCTTGCTGCAGAGAGGCGTTCAGGTGTATATAATAATTTTTCTTGATATCCAGTGCATACATAAAAGTAAACGTTTTTCGGATTTTTAGACGATTTCTAGAACGCTGTAGTTTGGGATATTCTAAGGTATCGCTATGTTTTGTGTTATCTTAAGTCTTTACATCAGGAATCAAGCTCTACTATCGTGCCGATGAGAAAATCACCTAGATGACCCCGCCACTCCACTCCCTCCTCAACTTATCATACTTCTTCATATCCGTCACACTAGGCCGAATGAATGACTTGGCAGCAACAAAGTCATCAAATTTGATAGTATCCCGACGCTTGATAGCATTGTATCCAGCGCGCCGCAACAGACTGGTAAGATCTGCACCACTGAACCCTTCGCACTCCTCCGCCAGACGCCGCAGATCTTCATTGAACTCAATTGGCAGCCTGCGCACGAGAGTCTGCAGAATTTCAACGCGCTCCAGGGGTGATGGTAAGTTTACGAAGAGAAGAGTTTCCAGACGGCCGGGTCGGAGCATGGCGGGGTCAATGATATCCGGCCGGTTTGTGGCGGCGATGACATAGATGCCTTGGCGGCTGCTACCTAGGCCATCTAATTCAGTGAGAAGGGTGTTGACAACGCGAGCTGATGCCTCAGAAAGAGTATCATCGCGGCGTGGAACCAAGgcatcaagctcatcaaagaAAATGACACATGGTATGGAGGAACGAGCCCGAACAAAGACTTGGCGAACGGCGCGCTCAGATTCACCAACATACTTGTTGAGAAGTTCGGGCCCTTTGACACTGATGAAGTTCGCTCGGGATTCATTGGCCACGGCCTTTGCGAGGAGCGTCTTACCACAACCTGGGGGCCCCCAGAGCAAAACACCAGTAGGAGCTGTGATGCCGACGCTAGCGTAGAGTTCAGGATGCTTGATCGGGTCCACAATTGCGGTTGCGAGTTCATCGCGGATACCGCTTAAGGCACCGATGTCCGCCCAAGTTGTGTCGGGAATGGTGGCAAAGCCCTCCCGTTTGGAAGATGGCTGGATTTTGGGAAGAGCAGTGAAGAAATCGTCGTTTGATACAAGGACGACCTCTGCTTCACTCCCGATGGGAGTCTCCTTAGCGTGAGTGATAAGCCGGCGAAGCTCCTTGACGCTGGGGCTAAGGTCGTCTTGGCCCTCAAtgtccatctcttcgccgCTGTTAGATTTCAGTAGATCAAGGTATCTTTTAATTGCCGTGGAGCCCGCAGTAGAAACCAGGTCGTTCAGATCGGCGCCAACGAACCCAGGCGTTCTCTTTGCTAGGGTCTTGAAGTCTAAGTCGTCCACGAGGCGCATCTTGCGGGTTAGTGCACGAAGTATCTGCTCGCGAACCGGCTCGGAAGGCACAGTCATGTTGATTTCCTTATCGAACCTGCCTCCTCGACGCAGTGCCGCGTCTAGGCTATCGGGCCGATTCGTAGCTGCGAGGACGATTACTGGCTTTCCGTCCGTCTTTTCTAGGGCCAAGTCGTCCATACATGTGAGAAGCTGGGCGACAATTCTTTTCTCCATTTCTCTTTGTGAGTTTTCTCGTTTTGGCGTAATGGCATCGATCTCATCAATGAAGATCAAGCACGGAGCTAATCGTTTGGCCTCTTCAAAGTGCTCTCGAAGGG
Protein-coding sequences here:
- a CDS encoding putative AAA family ATPase/60S ribosome export protein Rix7 (transcript_id=CADANIAT00001245), translating into MRRGGRPTLRQGLDKEVYQVVRKIVDDQAENAQFRLSVTAIYDSIKRSNSSLNRKPKRILEDSIERVVEVIKTDVLGDDENDSIDGDFGGLEEQPVQESNSMNKSLVGAWNTASKAPKSESNAENGTPAPTTTKKRHHGGESHSSKRRKAENAVDRSPPTHVSLADLGGLDDVVQQLGDLVILPMTRPQVYLASNVQPPRGVLLHGPPGCGKTMIANAFAAELGVPFISISAPSIVSGMSGESEKALREHFEEAKRLAPCLIFIDEIDAITPKRENSQREMEKRIVAQLLTCMDDLALEKTDGKPVIVLAATNRPDSLDAALRRGGRFDKEINMTVPSEPVREQILRALTRKMRLVDDLDFKTLAKRTPGFVGADLNDLVSTAGSTAIKRYLDLLKSNSGEEMDIEGQDDLSPSVKELRRLITHAKETPIGSEAEVVLVSNDDFFTALPKIQPSSKREGFATIPDTTWADIGALSGIRDELATAIVDPIKHPELYASVGITAPTGVLLWGPPGCGKTLLAKAVANESRANFISVKGPELLNKYVGESERAVRQVFVRARSSIPCVIFFDELDALVPRRDDTLSEASARVVNTLLTELDGLGSSRQGIYVIAATNRPDIIDPAMLRPGRLETLLFVNLPSPLERVEILQTLVRRLPIEFNEDLRRLAEECEGFSGADLTSLLRRAGYNAIKRRDTIKFDDFVAAKSFIRPSVTDMKKYDKLRREWSGGVI